Below is a genomic region from Leptospira bourretii.
CCATTCAGGTCCCGTAGTTGCGGGAGTCATCGGAAAATCAAAGTTCAATTATGATGTTTGGGGAAAAACGGTAACACAAACCCAGGCAATTCGAAGAGGAGGAGTTGGGGTTCCAATCAATATCTCTCAAGAAACTATGGAAAAAGTAAAAAGACTCTTCCATATTGGAAACCAAAGACAAATCAATACATACGAAGGAGACCAAGTTCCCATTTATGAATTGTTATCTTTAAAACCTGACTTATCTGATGATACAGGATCAACACCAAATGAAAAATTTGGGAGATTGTATACACAACAAAAACGGGGAGCAAAAATTCTAATCAAATGATCTATGCCCTTGTCGCCATCGCCATTCTCTTTGTAAGCATTCTGTACGGAATGTTTTTATTGTACAAACAAAAAGAAGACAAAGAAAATACGATCATCGTTTACCAAGCTGAAGTTAAATTATTAAAAGAAGATTTAGAAAAAAAAGAAAAAGAACTCATCAGCACAAAATCCATCTCAGAAGAATTCTCAGATAAACTTGTTGACTCGTACGCTCAGTTATCCGACTTAGATGGACTCCTAAGAGAAATCAATTCTGCGTCAGACTTAAAAGATATTCTCAAAATTTTAGGTCGCTACATTCGGGAAAAATTCAAAGTCCCACACTATTTATTATATGTTTACAAAGAAGAATTAGAAGCACTCGAATTTTTTCACAGCAATTTTCCAGAAGAACTCACGGACAAAGTAAAAGAAGAAATTATGGAAAGGAAAATTCCAGTTTCCGATTCATACGTTACTATGTATGCACATGCTTATGTTCGAAAACGCAAACGAAGTTTTTATATTCAAGATTTCGAATCATATAAAACGGAAGGAGTTGAACTTGCGAATAAACAGTCAGCAAATCTAAAATCCCTTCTCATTGTGCCACTATACTTACGAAATAAATTCATTGGAACACTCGATTTATTAGATTATTCAGGAAATTTTGGACTAACAGAACAACAACTGAACCAAATCAAAATCATTGCGGATTATATTGCAGGTACAATTGAAACTGGTTATCTACTCAATGAACTCAAGGAAGGGAACATCACCATTCAAAGAGAAAAAGAAAACATTGAGTCCAATCGACTAAAATTAGAAAACTTACACCGATTCAACCGAAGGATCAACTCATATTCACAAATCGAAGACATAGCGAGAGAAGTATTTTCCTATCTCAAAATTAACCATAGAGTAGAGTTAGGTTTTATTTTACTCGTTGACCCAAAAACAAATTCACTTGTCCCTCTTATGGAAGGGGCAGAAGTTTTTAACAAAGGTCTCCTTGTTACCAATTTTCTTAGAACATTTCGAACTACACTTTCACCAAACATAGGTTCGCTTTACCGAACATTTGAAAAACAAAAGCCAGTTTACTTAAAAAAATCGTTAAAGTGGAAACAACTTACAAACATTGATACATCTATCGTGGATAGTTTTAAATTGGAACTGTTTGGACAGATCCCACTCGTAGTCCAAGGACAAACCATTGGGATTATTTGTGTCACTCGCCTCACAAGAGAACAAGACTGGACCAAAGATGAATTTGGAGAAATTATTTCTTTCTGTGAACAAGTTGCAGGTGCCATCCACAATGCAAATCTTAGGCGGGATCTAGAAAAAGAACGAGAAAAAACTCTTCATTTCATTCGAAATATTTTACCGGGAGATTTAGCGGATGAACTGATTGAACGGGGCGAAGTGGTTCCAATGGAATATGAATCTGTAAGTATTCTATTTACGGATTTTAAAAATTTTACCCTAGCAGCAGAATCACTTTCTCCAGAAGATCTGATTGAACAATTGGATGGTTGTTTTTCTCAGTTTGATGATATTGCAGTCCGTCATAATTTTGAAAAACTAAAAACCATTGGCGACTCTTATATGGCTGCCGGTGGAATCCCACAAGGTAATTTTACACATCCTGTAGATGCTTGCCTTTTCGCGATGGAAATCAAATCCTTTATGACACAAATCAAGTCATTCAAACAGATGTTAGGTCAAGATTTTTGGGAAATTAGAATTGGAATCCATACTGGTCCTGTTGTAGCCGGTGTAGTTGGAAAAACTAAATTTGCTTATGATGTTTGGGGGGACACTGTGAACATTGCAAGTCGTATGGAAAGTTCTGGTGATGCAGGAGAAATCAATCTTTCGGAAACCACATATGATAAAGTGAAACGTTTCTTTGAATGTGAATATAGAGGGAAAGTAAAAGCCAAAAACAAAGGTGAACTTGGAATGTATTTTTTAAAAAGGCTTCGTCCAGAATTTTCAAGAGATCTGGAAGGAATGGTCCCAAACCAAATCTTTTTGGATTTATATAAAAATTTGCAAATCGGTGCCAAAATCATCTACAGACAAACTGGCTCCTAATTTAACTACCTCCTCCCGAAGAACCGGAACCACTACCACTTCCGGAACCAGACCCGGAACTGGAGTTCCCCCCACCCTTGTTTCCGGAACCGCTACCAGAAGAACTACTGTATCTTCTCGTAGAAGAGCTGCTAGTGGAAGGGACAGGACATTTGTCGTAACACATTTTATACATGGCTACACAAGCAATTGTTGTCGCAGTCGCATTGTCCAGCTGTGGTGCAACAGCCAAGGCACAGACATATTGTTCGCGAACACATCGATCTAGGCACTCAGATCTTGTCTCAAAATTTTTTGAATTAGAACATCCGTAAAATCCCAATACAAATCCGAAACAAAGAAACCAAACTTTTAACATACAACGGTTCATACTTATAGGATCGCATCACATCCGTTGTTCTCCAATGGAGGATGTCCGCAAATGTGGATACTACCTAAGAAACTCGCTTGCGCATCCAGGGACTAGTTACAAAGTTAAAATAGAAATATGGACACTCGTAAGGTAAGAATTCTTTTTTTAGCATTTTATGTTCTATCGTTAATCGTCTGGATTGCTGAAGAAATTTTCACCTTAACAAACCCGCCAGAATACTTTGATCGTTTTCGGATCGTCATTGCGACAGTGGAATCCTTTATCGCAATTTCATCCTTTCTCGTAGTCTTTATTCTTTACAAAGAGTTAAAAGCAGAAGCGGTTGAAAATATACACGCCAAGTCTCAAATCCATGACCTAAAGCGTACCAATCGCATTTTAAAAAATCCAGAGATGGGTTTTTGGGCAGAAGCCAAGACCCAGATGGAAGAATGGAAAT
It encodes:
- a CDS encoding adenylate/guanylate cyclase domain-containing protein, with protein sequence MIYALVAIAILFVSILYGMFLLYKQKEDKENTIIVYQAEVKLLKEDLEKKEKELISTKSISEEFSDKLVDSYAQLSDLDGLLREINSASDLKDILKILGRYIREKFKVPHYLLYVYKEELEALEFFHSNFPEELTDKVKEEIMERKIPVSDSYVTMYAHAYVRKRKRSFYIQDFESYKTEGVELANKQSANLKSLLIVPLYLRNKFIGTLDLLDYSGNFGLTEQQLNQIKIIADYIAGTIETGYLLNELKEGNITIQREKENIESNRLKLENLHRFNRRINSYSQIEDIAREVFSYLKINHRVELGFILLVDPKTNSLVPLMEGAEVFNKGLLVTNFLRTFRTTLSPNIGSLYRTFEKQKPVYLKKSLKWKQLTNIDTSIVDSFKLELFGQIPLVVQGQTIGIICVTRLTREQDWTKDEFGEIISFCEQVAGAIHNANLRRDLEKEREKTLHFIRNILPGDLADELIERGEVVPMEYESVSILFTDFKNFTLAAESLSPEDLIEQLDGCFSQFDDIAVRHNFEKLKTIGDSYMAAGGIPQGNFTHPVDACLFAMEIKSFMTQIKSFKQMLGQDFWEIRIGIHTGPVVAGVVGKTKFAYDVWGDTVNIASRMESSGDAGEINLSETTYDKVKRFFECEYRGKVKAKNKGELGMYFLKRLRPEFSRDLEGMVPNQIFLDLYKNLQIGAKIIYRQTGS
- a CDS encoding helix-turn-helix transcriptional regulator, producing the protein MDTRKVRILFLAFYVLSLIVWIAEEIFTLTNPPEYFDRFRIVIATVESFIAISSFLVVFILYKELKAEAVENIHAKSQIHDLKRTNRILKNPEMGFWAEAKTQMEEWKLSDAETEIAILLLRGFSQKQIAAVRKKSLRTIENQTASIYEKSSMRGKLEFISYFLTPLLPEEE